A single region of the Paraburkholderia megapolitana genome encodes:
- the odhB gene encoding 2-oxoglutarate dehydrogenase complex dihydrolipoyllysine-residue succinyltransferase, which yields MAIVEVKVPQLSESVSEATMLQWKKKPGEAVAQDEILIELETDKVVLEVPAPAAGVLAQIVKHDGDTVLADEVIAKIDTEGKAGAAAVEGEVKPAPEATPAAAPAPAAAAAAAGSSTAASPAAAKILAEKNLSAGDVAGSGRDGRITKGDALGAGQTTLAAKAPAAAPAAKAAKPSLPDVKAPGSADAWLNNRPEQRVPMSRLRARIAERLLESQQTNAILTTFNEVNMAPVMDLRNKYKDRFEKEHGVKLGFMSFFVKAAVHALKKFPLVNASIDGNDIVYHGYFDIGIAVGSPRGLVVPILRNADQMSLADIEKKIAEFGQKAKDGKLSIEEMTGGTFSISNGGVFGSMLSTPIINPPQSAILGVHATKERAVVENGQIVIRPMNYLAMSYDHRIIDGREAVLSLVAMKDALEDPARLLLDL from the coding sequence ATGGCTATTGTTGAAGTCAAAGTCCCCCAGCTGTCCGAATCGGTTTCGGAAGCCACGATGCTGCAATGGAAGAAGAAGCCGGGCGAAGCCGTTGCCCAGGACGAAATTCTCATCGAACTCGAAACCGACAAGGTTGTGCTCGAAGTGCCGGCACCCGCTGCCGGTGTGCTCGCACAGATCGTCAAGCACGACGGCGACACGGTGCTCGCCGATGAAGTGATCGCGAAGATCGACACGGAAGGCAAGGCTGGCGCCGCTGCTGTCGAGGGCGAAGTGAAGCCCGCACCCGAAGCGACCCCGGCCGCCGCTCCGGCACCGGCCGCTGCTGCTGCGGCAGCGGGCTCCAGCACGGCAGCTTCGCCGGCGGCAGCGAAGATTCTCGCGGAAAAGAACCTGTCGGCTGGCGACGTAGCCGGCTCGGGCCGCGACGGTCGCATCACGAAGGGCGATGCACTCGGCGCAGGTCAAACCACGCTGGCAGCGAAGGCGCCTGCAGCCGCCCCCGCAGCGAAGGCGGCCAAGCCGTCGCTGCCGGACGTGAAGGCGCCGGGATCGGCCGATGCATGGCTCAACAACCGTCCGGAGCAACGCGTGCCGATGTCGCGTCTGCGTGCGCGTATCGCCGAGCGTTTGCTCGAGTCGCAGCAGACCAACGCCATCCTCACCACGTTCAACGAAGTGAACATGGCGCCGGTGATGGATCTGCGCAACAAGTACAAGGATCGCTTCGAGAAGGAACACGGCGTGAAGCTCGGCTTCATGTCGTTCTTCGTCAAGGCCGCTGTCCACGCGCTGAAGAAATTCCCGCTCGTGAACGCGTCGATCGACGGTAACGACATCGTCTATCACGGCTACTTCGACATCGGTATCGCGGTCGGTTCGCCGCGCGGTCTCGTGGTGCCGATCCTGCGCAACGCAGATCAGATGAGCCTTGCCGACATCGAGAAGAAGATCGCCGAGTTCGGTCAGAAGGCGAAGGACGGCAAGCTGTCCATCGAAGAAATGACGGGCGGTACGTTCTCGATCTCGAACGGCGGTGTGTTCGGCTCGATGCTGTCGACGCCGATCATCAACCCGCCGCAGTCGGCGATTCTCGGTGTGCACGCAACGAAGGAGCGCGCTGTCGTCGAGAACGGTCAGATCGTGATTCGTCCGATGAACTATCTGGCGATGTCGTACGACCACCGGATCATCGACGGTCGCGAAGCGGTGCTGTCGCTCGTCGCGATGAAGGACGCACTCGAAGATCCGGCGCGCCTGCTGCTCGATCTGTAA